From a single Streptomyces sp. NBC_01264 genomic region:
- a CDS encoding SDR family NAD(P)-dependent oxidoreductase has product MSERFDGRVVLVTGGGEGIGRAAAVAFARLGALVVVAGRHQETLDATVKLIHDEGGRADSVVGEVSDATEGADAGAAHIVSETVHRHGALHVAFNNTTELGPHQHVADISEAAWAQSLTANLTGVWLSMKHEIAHMERAGGGVIVNTASNIGSQGMLPGLGAYAASTAAVSALTRTAAKEYFGKAIRINAISPCPLGRGGSPEEIADTVVWLASDAAAYIVGHDLVLDRKTSV; this is encoded by the coding sequence ATGTCTGAACGGTTCGACGGCCGGGTCGTCCTCGTGACCGGAGGTGGCGAAGGCATCGGCCGGGCAGCGGCGGTGGCCTTCGCCCGGCTCGGAGCCCTGGTGGTGGTCGCCGGCCGACACCAGGAGACGCTCGACGCGACGGTCAAGCTGATCCACGACGAAGGCGGCCGGGCCGACAGCGTGGTCGGCGAGGTCTCGGACGCCACGGAAGGCGCCGACGCCGGCGCCGCCCACATCGTCTCCGAGACCGTACACCGCCACGGGGCACTGCACGTGGCCTTCAACAACACCACGGAGCTCGGCCCGCACCAGCACGTCGCCGACATCAGCGAGGCCGCCTGGGCGCAGAGCCTGACGGCCAACCTGACCGGCGTCTGGCTGTCCATGAAGCACGAGATCGCCCACATGGAACGGGCCGGCGGCGGGGTCATCGTCAACACGGCCAGCAACATCGGATCCCAGGGGATGCTCCCGGGCCTGGGCGCGTACGCCGCGTCGACGGCGGCGGTCAGCGCGCTCACCCGGACCGCGGCCAAGGAGTACTTCGGCAAGGCCATCCGGATCAACGCCATCAGCCCCTGCCCGCTCGGCCGGGGAGGCAGCCCCGAGGAGATCGCCGACACCGTCGTCTGGCTCGCCTCCGACGCGGCCGCGTACATCGTCGGGCACGACCTCGTACTCGACCGCAAGACCAGCGTGTGA
- a CDS encoding anthranilate synthase family protein: MTEDQLGRILGDRPPAFALIHRPETVPTGRLDLFLGSFTEAATLADVPLGEVVEGGGARQDVLTLIPYRQLAERGFEAPDDSTPLLAMVIDEQTQVPLDAVLRQIPDGPVHLVPGGDFDIDDDTYAETVRRVIADEIGTGEGANFVLKRSFVADVGDYSVATALRIFRRLLERETGAYWTFVVHTGDRTLVGASPERHMSVAGGRAVMNPISGTYRFPASGPELRGVMDFLADRKEADELYMVVDEELKMMARICDSGGRVVGPYLKEMARLAHTEYFIEGRTSRDPREILHETLFAPTVTGSPLESAGRVIKKYEPQGRGYYSGVLALIGQDENSERTLDSAILIRTADIDDGGRMRIGVGATLVRHSDPLSEVAETRAKASGLLAVFEEPGPSRFGDHPEVRAALSRRNDTIAGFWLDDEADRARPVALLAGRKVLVVDAEDTFTAMIGHQLRALDAEVTVSRFDEPYDFAPYDLVVMGPGPGDPREVDHPKIAHLRAAVDTLLTERRPFLAVCLSHQVLSTKLGFGLRRREQPNQGVQREIELFGRRERVGFYNTFAAQSASDTAEVPGLGTVQVCREAGTGEVHALRGPGFRSMQFHAESVLTEDGVRIVGEALAGLLQEQLV, encoded by the coding sequence ATGACCGAGGACCAGCTGGGCCGGATCCTGGGCGACCGGCCGCCGGCCTTCGCGCTGATCCACCGCCCGGAGACCGTTCCCACCGGTCGGCTCGACCTGTTCCTCGGGTCGTTCACCGAGGCCGCGACACTGGCCGACGTACCCCTCGGCGAGGTGGTGGAGGGCGGTGGCGCGCGTCAGGACGTACTCACCCTGATCCCGTACCGGCAGCTCGCCGAGCGCGGCTTCGAGGCACCGGACGACAGCACCCCGCTGCTCGCCATGGTGATCGACGAGCAGACGCAGGTGCCGCTCGACGCCGTGCTGCGGCAGATCCCCGACGGACCCGTCCACCTCGTACCCGGCGGCGACTTCGACATCGACGACGACACGTACGCCGAAACGGTCCGCCGTGTCATCGCGGACGAGATCGGCACCGGCGAGGGCGCCAACTTCGTGCTGAAGCGCTCGTTCGTGGCCGACGTCGGCGACTACTCCGTCGCCACGGCGCTGCGGATCTTCCGCCGGCTGCTGGAGCGGGAGACCGGCGCGTACTGGACCTTCGTCGTGCACACCGGCGACCGCACCCTCGTCGGCGCCTCTCCCGAGCGCCACATGAGCGTGGCGGGCGGCCGGGCCGTGATGAACCCCATCAGCGGCACCTACCGCTTCCCCGCCTCGGGCCCCGAACTGCGCGGCGTCATGGACTTCCTCGCCGACCGCAAGGAGGCCGACGAGCTGTACATGGTCGTCGACGAGGAACTCAAGATGATGGCCCGGATCTGCGATTCGGGCGGCCGGGTCGTCGGGCCCTATCTGAAGGAGATGGCCCGGCTCGCGCACACCGAGTACTTCATCGAGGGCCGCACCTCCCGCGACCCGCGCGAGATCCTCCACGAGACGCTGTTCGCGCCGACGGTCACCGGGTCCCCGCTGGAGAGCGCGGGCCGGGTCATCAAGAAGTACGAGCCGCAGGGACGCGGCTACTACAGCGGCGTGCTGGCCCTCATCGGCCAGGACGAGAACAGCGAGCGCACGCTGGACTCGGCGATCCTCATCCGGACCGCCGACATCGACGACGGGGGGCGGATGCGGATCGGCGTCGGCGCCACGCTCGTGCGCCACTCCGACCCGCTGTCCGAGGTCGCCGAGACCCGCGCCAAGGCCTCCGGTCTGCTGGCCGTGTTCGAGGAGCCCGGACCGAGCAGGTTCGGCGACCACCCCGAGGTACGGGCGGCGCTCAGCCGGCGCAACGACACGATCGCCGGTTTCTGGCTGGACGACGAGGCCGACCGCGCCCGGCCGGTCGCGCTGCTCGCGGGCCGCAAGGTGCTGGTGGTCGACGCGGAGGACACCTTCACCGCGATGATCGGGCACCAACTGCGGGCCCTCGACGCGGAGGTCACCGTCAGCCGCTTCGACGAGCCCTACGACTTCGCCCCGTACGACCTCGTGGTCATGGGGCCGGGACCGGGCGACCCGCGGGAGGTGGACCACCCGAAGATCGCGCACCTGCGGGCCGCGGTCGACACCCTCCTCACGGAGCGGCGCCCGTTCCTCGCCGTCTGCCTCAGCCACCAGGTGCTCAGCACCAAGCTCGGTTTCGGCCTGCGGCGCAGGGAGCAGCCCAACCAGGGGGTGCAGCGGGAGATCGAGCTGTTCGGGCGGCGCGAGCGCGTCGGCTTCTACAACACCTTCGCGGCGCAGAGCGCCTCGGACACGGCCGAGGTGCCCGGCCTCGGCACGGTCCAGGTGTGCCGGGAGGCGGGGACCGGCGAGGTGCACGCGCTGCGCGGGCCCGGCTTCCGGTCGATGCAGTTCCACGCCGAGTCGGTGCTCACGGAGGACGGCGTCCGCATCGTCGGCGAGGCCCTGGCCGGACTGCTGCAGGAGCAGCTCGTATGA
- a CDS encoding transaldolase family protein — translation MVSQEARDLLKQLASEGVSPWLSAHGPEEFETSVRHPVLGTHFHNALVPPGSTLALLQRACDLLRPVFEATDGAVGHVSVPVSPRWAHDAHALRSAARALHRQLARPNVLVRIPATPAGLETMADCLAEGIGVHASMVFSAGRYAEVLDAYVDGLERSLASGRSLDDALMVASFPVGVFDAEVESRLDGLGVDPGHEVRGAAGLAVARTLYRLREDRLSGGWWRVLRANGAPQPRLLWTTGGTDVGALIGWNTALALSVDTLEEAARRPNLSGDTLLTRKDEGKGALGALERLGVSPSRVAAELETAELARLQHDWDVRTGSSAAASPGNGPASVPGTGQP, via the coding sequence GTGGTGAGTCAAGAAGCGCGAGACCTGCTGAAACAACTGGCGTCCGAAGGCGTCTCACCGTGGCTGAGTGCGCACGGCCCCGAGGAGTTCGAGACGAGCGTCCGGCATCCGGTGCTGGGCACCCATTTCCACAACGCCCTGGTGCCCCCGGGCAGTACCCTCGCGCTGCTCCAGCGGGCCTGCGACCTGCTGCGGCCCGTGTTCGAGGCGACCGACGGCGCCGTCGGCCACGTCTCCGTCCCGGTGTCCCCCCGGTGGGCCCACGACGCGCACGCGCTGCGGTCCGCGGCCCGCGCCCTGCACCGGCAACTGGCGCGCCCCAACGTGCTCGTACGGATCCCCGCGACCCCGGCGGGGCTGGAGACCATGGCCGACTGCCTGGCCGAGGGCATCGGGGTGCACGCCTCGATGGTCTTCTCGGCCGGGCGGTACGCCGAGGTGCTCGATGCCTACGTCGACGGGCTGGAGCGTTCGCTCGCGTCCGGCCGGTCGCTGGACGACGCCCTGATGGTGGCCTCGTTCCCGGTGGGGGTGTTCGACGCGGAGGTCGAGTCCCGGCTGGACGGGCTGGGGGTCGACCCGGGCCACGAGGTCCGGGGCGCGGCGGGTCTGGCCGTCGCCCGCACGCTGTACCGGCTCCGGGAGGACCGGCTGTCCGGGGGCTGGTGGCGGGTGCTGCGGGCCAACGGGGCACCGCAGCCACGGCTGTTGTGGACCACCGGGGGCACCGACGTGGGCGCGCTCATCGGCTGGAACACGGCGCTCGCGCTGTCGGTGGACACCCTGGAGGAGGCGGCGCGCCGGCCGAACCTGAGCGGGGACACCCTGCTCACGAGGAAGGACGAGGGAAAGGGCGCGCTGGGCGCGCTGGAGCGGCTCGGTGTCTCCCCCTCCCGGGTCGCGGCCGAGCTGGAGACGGCGGAACTCGCCCGCCTCCAGCACGACTGGGACGTCAGGACCGGATCGTCTGCCGCTGCCTCTCCGGGAAACGGGCCTGCGTCAGTGCCAGGAACGGGGCAGCCTTGA
- the pabB gene encoding aminodeoxychorismate synthase component I — MRTLLIDNYDSFTYNLFHLLTEVNGTEPEVVRNDDPHWRPAHLAAFDNIVVSPGPGTPGRTADFGICAETIQRTDLPLLGICLGHQGIGLMHGATVDRAPQPRHGRTSPVLHEGTGLFAGLPSPMEVVRYHSLAVTDLPDELEATAWTPDGILMGLRHRTRPMWGVQFHPESICSEYGKELLANFARLSRTYGAHRAVPAPAPVPAPPVLAPTPAPVPAAPSEPAPTRELRLLTSRVTTDWDTEAVYDRLFRGNDHAYWLDSSRPGADRGRFSVMGDATGPLARVATADVWSRVVTVESRGGDGGLVAGPFMEWLDRDLRSIRTELPTGDEELPFDFALGWVGYLGYELKAECGGDLVHRSPVADATMVFADRALVFDHVTNTTHLLALAEGDDAEARHWLTGTEERLARLAGLRLPAPETAGSGGEIRLRHDRAAYLDLIDTCLEEITAGETYEVCLTNMAESDTTVDPWTAYRAMRRTSPAPFAALLQFGELSVLSSSPERFLRVSRDGLMESSPIKGTRPRGATPEEDAALVADLLSDEKDRSENLMIVDLVRNDLGRCALPGSVEAEDLFRVERYATVHQLVSTVRAWKRPELSALDCVRAAFPGGSMTGAPKIRTMQIIDRLEAGPRGVYSGAIGYFSLSGAADLSIVIRTATITPDRVRYGVGGAVVALSDPHTEYEETAVKAAPFLALTQARFPERQRQTIRS; from the coding sequence GTGCGCACGCTACTCATCGACAACTACGACTCTTTTACGTACAACCTGTTCCACCTTCTGACCGAGGTTAACGGCACGGAGCCGGAAGTCGTCCGCAACGACGATCCGCACTGGAGGCCCGCTCACCTGGCCGCCTTCGACAACATCGTCGTCTCGCCGGGGCCGGGAACCCCCGGCCGGACCGCCGACTTCGGTATCTGCGCAGAGACCATCCAGCGGACTGACCTGCCGCTGCTGGGCATCTGCCTCGGACACCAGGGGATCGGCCTGATGCACGGCGCCACCGTGGACCGCGCGCCGCAGCCGCGCCACGGGCGCACCTCGCCCGTCCTCCACGAAGGCACCGGCCTGTTCGCCGGACTGCCCTCGCCGATGGAGGTGGTGCGGTATCACTCGCTCGCCGTGACCGACCTGCCCGACGAGCTGGAGGCCACCGCATGGACTCCGGACGGAATACTGATGGGGCTGCGGCACCGTACGCGCCCGATGTGGGGCGTGCAGTTCCACCCCGAGTCGATCTGCAGTGAGTACGGCAAGGAACTGCTGGCGAATTTCGCCCGGTTGAGCAGGACGTACGGAGCACACCGCGCGGTGCCCGCACCCGCGCCGGTACCCGCGCCGCCCGTACTCGCGCCTACGCCTGCGCCCGTGCCCGCTGCACCGTCCGAGCCCGCGCCGACCCGTGAGCTCAGGCTGCTCACCAGCCGCGTGACCACCGACTGGGACACCGAGGCCGTCTACGACCGGCTCTTCCGGGGCAACGACCACGCCTACTGGCTGGACAGCAGCCGGCCCGGAGCCGATCGCGGCCGGTTCTCCGTCATGGGCGACGCCACCGGCCCGCTCGCCCGGGTGGCCACGGCCGACGTGTGGAGCAGGGTCGTCACCGTGGAGTCGCGGGGCGGCGACGGCGGACTCGTCGCGGGCCCCTTCATGGAGTGGCTCGACCGGGACCTGCGCTCGATCCGTACCGAGCTCCCCACCGGGGACGAGGAGTTGCCCTTCGACTTCGCCCTCGGCTGGGTCGGCTACCTCGGCTACGAGCTGAAGGCCGAGTGCGGCGGCGATCTCGTGCACCGCTCGCCCGTGGCCGACGCCACGATGGTCTTCGCCGACCGGGCCCTGGTCTTCGACCACGTCACGAACACCACCCATCTCCTCGCGCTCGCGGAGGGGGACGACGCCGAGGCCCGGCACTGGCTGACCGGGACCGAGGAGCGCCTCGCGCGCCTCGCGGGCCTGCGGCTGCCGGCCCCCGAGACCGCCGGATCGGGCGGTGAGATCCGGCTGCGCCACGACCGCGCCGCCTACCTGGACCTCATCGACACCTGCCTGGAGGAGATCACCGCGGGGGAGACCTACGAGGTCTGCCTGACCAACATGGCGGAGTCCGACACCACCGTCGACCCCTGGACCGCGTACCGCGCGATGCGGCGCACCAGCCCCGCGCCGTTCGCCGCCCTCCTCCAGTTCGGTGAGCTGTCGGTGCTCAGCAGCTCGCCCGAGCGGTTCCTGCGGGTCTCCCGCGACGGGCTGATGGAGTCCTCGCCCATCAAGGGCACCCGCCCGCGCGGTGCCACTCCCGAGGAGGACGCAGCCCTGGTGGCGGACCTGCTGAGCGACGAGAAGGACCGCTCGGAGAACCTGATGATCGTCGACCTGGTCCGCAACGACCTCGGCCGCTGCGCGCTGCCGGGCTCGGTCGAGGCCGAAGACCTCTTCCGGGTGGAGCGCTACGCCACGGTCCATCAGCTGGTGAGCACCGTACGGGCGTGGAAGCGGCCGGAGTTGAGCGCGCTGGACTGTGTGCGCGCCGCGTTCCCCGGCGGCTCGATGACCGGCGCTCCCAAGATCCGCACCATGCAGATCATCGACCGTCTGGAGGCGGGCCCGCGCGGGGTGTACTCCGGAGCCATCGGCTACTTCTCGCTCTCCGGCGCCGCCGATCTGAGCATCGTGATCCGTACCGCGACGATCACGCCGGACCGGGTCCGGTACGGAGTCGGAGGGGCCGTGGTGGCCCTGTCCGACCCGCACACGGAGTACGAGGAGACGGCGGTCAAGGCTGCCCCGTTCCTGGCACTGACGCAGGCCCGTTTCCCGGAGAGGCAGCGGCAGACGATCCGGTCCTGA
- a CDS encoding 3-deoxy-7-phosphoheptulonate synthase has product MYGVARLKSAPAGQQPVWPDEDALANARAEIEDSAALVRAEDVETLRVLLAAASRGEVQIVQGGDCAEDPAECSPGYVARKAALLDVLAGVMKTRSLKPVLRVGRLAGQFGKPRSNNTEIVQGVELPVYRGHMVNSPEPDAELRRPDPQRLVTGYRAAAGAMRTLGWHGERRPSVAEAPVWTSHEALLLDYEVPMLRTQPDGSVLLTSTHWPWIGERTRELDGAHVELFASISNPVATKVGPKMTPAELVELCGRLDPQREPGRLTLISRMGAGTAAEKLPELVRAVREAGHPVLWMCDPMHGNTVSAPGGYKTRYTTVVVREVEEFQAAVVDNGGVAAGLHLETTPDAVHECVRDEYHVSELGEKYTSFCDPRLNSDQAVEVVSAWRG; this is encoded by the coding sequence ATGTACGGTGTCGCGCGCTTGAAATCAGCGCCGGCGGGCCAGCAGCCCGTTTGGCCAGACGAAGACGCCCTGGCGAATGCGAGGGCCGAAATCGAGGACTCGGCCGCTCTTGTTCGCGCGGAGGACGTCGAGACCCTGCGGGTCCTGCTGGCCGCGGCCTCGCGGGGCGAGGTGCAGATCGTCCAGGGCGGGGACTGCGCCGAGGACCCCGCCGAGTGCTCCCCCGGATACGTGGCCCGCAAGGCGGCGCTCCTGGACGTGCTGGCCGGCGTCATGAAGACGCGCTCGCTCAAGCCCGTCCTGCGGGTGGGCCGGCTCGCGGGGCAGTTCGGCAAGCCCCGGTCCAACAACACCGAGATCGTCCAGGGCGTCGAACTCCCGGTGTACCGCGGTCACATGGTCAACAGCCCGGAACCCGACGCCGAGCTGCGCCGGCCCGACCCGCAGCGGCTGGTCACCGGCTACCGTGCGGCCGCCGGCGCCATGCGGACGCTGGGCTGGCACGGCGAGCGGCGGCCCTCCGTGGCCGAGGCCCCGGTGTGGACCAGCCACGAGGCCCTGCTGCTGGACTACGAGGTCCCGATGCTGCGCACCCAGCCCGACGGCTCGGTGCTGCTCACCTCGACGCACTGGCCCTGGATCGGCGAGCGCACGCGCGAGCTGGACGGCGCCCACGTCGAGCTGTTCGCGTCCATCTCCAACCCCGTCGCCACCAAGGTCGGCCCGAAGATGACCCCGGCCGAGCTGGTCGAGCTGTGCGGCCGCCTCGACCCGCAGCGCGAGCCGGGACGGCTGACGCTGATTTCCCGGATGGGGGCGGGCACGGCTGCCGAAAAGCTGCCGGAACTGGTCCGCGCGGTCCGCGAGGCCGGGCACCCCGTGCTCTGGATGTGCGACCCCATGCACGGAAACACCGTCAGTGCGCCCGGCGGCTACAAGACCCGCTACACCACGGTCGTCGTGCGCGAGGTCGAGGAATTCCAGGCGGCCGTCGTCGACAACGGCGGAGTCGCGGCCGGACTTCATCTGGAAACCACTCCCGACGCCGTGCACGAATGCGTGCGCGACGAATACCACGTCAGCGAGCTGGGCGAGAAGTACACCTCGTTCTGCGACCCGCGCCTCAATTCCGACCAGGCTGTCGAAGTCGTATCCGCCTGGCGCGGCTGA
- a CDS encoding class I SAM-dependent methyltransferase: MSQVSQIHDATRLKSFERSLLRSHLSLTREDRPREFTLAGRNWDLFDEVFAPVYSPSTGIALELLGLGHPQETPRSGSFLEIGCGTGVVAVMSALAGYDRVVAADISPSAVENAHVNADRHGVTDRLRAVHSDLFSGLGEDERFDIVFWSSNYVMGPESYEYKSVHERAYVDTGYQTHRRFLEQSVLWTTAGGSVLLHFSDRGDLAALHEIAADCGRELRLVAGQRVREGEYGEDMVEHMLLEILPLGV; this comes from the coding sequence ATGTCTCAGGTGTCACAGATCCACGATGCGACCCGGCTCAAGAGCTTCGAGCGGTCCCTGCTGCGCAGTCACCTGTCCCTGACCCGGGAGGACCGTCCCCGGGAGTTCACGCTGGCCGGCCGGAACTGGGACCTGTTCGACGAGGTCTTCGCCCCCGTCTACTCCCCCTCCACCGGGATCGCCCTGGAACTCCTGGGACTCGGCCACCCGCAGGAGACCCCGCGTTCGGGTTCGTTCCTGGAGATCGGCTGCGGCACCGGGGTCGTGGCCGTGATGAGCGCGCTGGCGGGCTACGACCGGGTGGTGGCGGCCGACATCAGCCCCTCCGCCGTGGAGAACGCGCACGTCAACGCGGACAGACACGGGGTGACCGACCGTCTGCGGGCCGTGCACAGCGATCTGTTCTCGGGGCTGGGCGAGGACGAGCGGTTCGACATCGTCTTCTGGAGCTCCAACTACGTGATGGGCCCCGAGAGTTACGAGTACAAGTCGGTGCACGAGCGGGCGTACGTGGACACTGGTTACCAGACGCACCGCAGGTTCCTGGAGCAGTCCGTGCTCTGGACCACCGCGGGCGGATCCGTGCTGCTGCACTTCAGCGACCGCGGCGACCTGGCCGCGCTGCACGAGATCGCCGCCGACTGCGGGCGCGAGCTGCGCCTGGTGGCGGGGCAGCGGGTCCGCGAGGGCGAGTACGGCGAAGACATGGTCGAGCACATGCTGCTCGAGATCCTGCCGCTCGGAGTCTGA
- a CDS encoding AtaL-like protein — protein sequence MLTLSWTRPVVDAGQEGHGGPTREKLWQALLHKAEHPTDYVPAIAECRIHDRYADGLLREIRRGQHTFLQRVTAQESAGRIVYRYLDHTDITEIRNEIGEDGEGRLTLTLSITLTEDRTAAVLEQNPYLRHLDDDFHGTLDAMTAVLRQVSTEPGTTGTRTAPPDPNGS from the coding sequence ATGCTGACGCTTTCGTGGACCCGTCCGGTCGTCGACGCAGGTCAGGAAGGTCATGGCGGTCCCACCCGGGAGAAGCTGTGGCAGGCCCTGCTGCACAAGGCGGAGCATCCGACGGACTATGTGCCCGCCATCGCGGAATGCCGGATCCACGATCGGTACGCGGACGGACTCCTCCGGGAGATCCGGCGCGGACAGCACACGTTCCTCCAGCGGGTCACCGCCCAGGAGAGCGCCGGACGCATCGTCTACCGGTACCTGGACCACACCGACATCACGGAGATACGCAACGAGATCGGCGAGGACGGGGAGGGGCGGCTCACCCTCACGCTGAGCATCACCCTGACCGAGGACAGGACGGCCGCGGTCCTGGAGCAGAACCCGTATCTGCGGCACCTGGACGACGACTTCCACGGCACGCTGGACGCCATGACGGCCGTTCTGCGCCAGGTCTCCACGGAGCCCGGGACGACGGGGACGCGAACGGCCCCTCCCGACCCGAACGGGTCGTGA
- a CDS encoding isochorismatase family protein, producing the protein MAGIPAISPYPMPSAADLPATAVDWEVDPDRAVLLVHDLQKYFLTAFPAGEQPVVDLTRNAGELRVRAAALGIPVAYTAQPGGMTPQERGLLADFWGPGMRPSPEHRQVVDPVAPAAGDWMLTKWRYSAFFKTDLLERMRAQGRDQLIICGVYAHVGVLMTAVEAFTNDIQPFLVADAIADFSWAEHRMTLEYAAGRCAALTTTKQLLTALPDRVDAYAERVSA; encoded by the coding sequence ATGGCAGGCATACCTGCGATCAGCCCGTATCCGATGCCCTCGGCAGCCGACCTGCCCGCCACCGCCGTCGACTGGGAAGTCGACCCGGACCGCGCCGTACTGCTGGTGCACGACCTGCAGAAGTACTTCCTGACCGCCTTCCCCGCGGGTGAACAGCCCGTCGTGGACCTGACCCGCAACGCCGGAGAACTGCGCGTACGCGCGGCGGCGCTCGGCATTCCGGTCGCCTACACGGCGCAGCCCGGCGGCATGACCCCCCAGGAGCGCGGCCTGCTCGCGGACTTCTGGGGCCCGGGCATGCGGCCGAGCCCCGAACACCGCCAGGTCGTGGACCCGGTGGCGCCGGCCGCCGGGGACTGGATGCTCACCAAGTGGCGCTACAGCGCCTTCTTCAAGACCGATCTGCTGGAGCGGATGCGCGCACAGGGCCGCGACCAGCTGATCATCTGCGGCGTGTACGCCCACGTGGGCGTCCTGATGACGGCGGTGGAGGCCTTCACCAACGACATCCAGCCCTTCCTGGTCGCCGATGCCATCGCCGACTTCAGCTGGGCGGAGCACCGGATGACGCTGGAGTACGCGGCCGGCCGGTGCGCCGCCCTGACCACCACGAAGCAGCTCCTCACGGCCCTCCCGGACCGGGTGGACGCGTACGCGGAAAGGGTTTCGGCATGA
- a CDS encoding 2,3-dihydro-2,3-dihydroxybenzoate dehydrogenase, whose amino-acid sequence MEGKIALVTGAAGGIGAAIVRALAALGVRVAAVDMDATRLRDLAKSVTEEGGRVEAFPGDVTSSADVEALVDDVEALVGPLDFLVNAAGVLRLAEARALTDQEWSTTFAVNTTGVFLVSRSVVNRMVPRGRGAIVTIASNSAGTARTEMAAYAASKAAATMFTKCLGLEVAKFGIRANIVAPGSTDTPMLTSMWQDESSAKASIEGVPGSYRVGIPLGKIARPEDVAEAVVFLLSDKAAHITMHDLTVDGGAALGA is encoded by the coding sequence ATGGAAGGAAAAATCGCTCTCGTCACCGGAGCGGCCGGCGGTATAGGCGCGGCCATTGTCCGCGCACTGGCCGCCCTGGGCGTCCGGGTGGCCGCGGTCGACATGGACGCGACCCGGCTGCGCGACCTGGCCAAGTCGGTGACCGAGGAAGGAGGCCGCGTCGAAGCGTTCCCGGGCGACGTCACCTCCAGCGCGGACGTCGAGGCGCTGGTGGACGACGTGGAGGCGCTCGTGGGCCCCCTCGACTTCCTCGTCAACGCCGCCGGAGTGCTCCGGCTCGCCGAGGCCCGTGCCCTCACCGACCAGGAGTGGAGCACGACGTTCGCGGTCAACACCACGGGCGTGTTCCTCGTGTCGCGCTCCGTCGTCAACCGCATGGTGCCGCGCGGACGCGGGGCGATCGTCACGATCGCCTCCAACTCCGCGGGCACCGCACGGACGGAGATGGCCGCGTACGCCGCTTCGAAGGCGGCCGCGACCATGTTCACCAAGTGTCTGGGCCTGGAGGTCGCCAAGTTCGGGATCCGCGCCAACATCGTGGCGCCGGGATCCACGGACACCCCGATGCTCACCTCGATGTGGCAGGACGAGAGCAGTGCGAAGGCCTCCATCGAAGGGGTGCCGGGCTCCTACCGCGTCGGCATCCCGCTCGGCAAGATCGCCCGCCCTGAGGACGTCGCCGAGGCGGTCGTCTTCCTGCTCTCCGACAAGGCCGCGCACATCACGATGCACGACCTCACCGTGGACGGCGGTGCGGCCCTCGGTGCCTGA